ACACGGAGGAAACCGCGACGCAGGAATCGTGCACGAGAAGTCACAAGGCGAGGATCCGTTGCGCGGCGTGCTCACATGCTGCGCTGGAAGGCGCATGTGCGCGGAATCTTCGCATTCCGCACGCGTAACATCGGCCGCGTGACCGCCGTGCGAGTGCCCCTCCCGCGCACCCGCCCCGTGCTCGTCTACGACGGCGACTGCGCCTTCTGCACGACGTGGGTGAACCGGCTGCGGGACCTGCTGCCGCGCTTCCCCGAGGCCCTCCCCTACCAGTGGATCGACTACGCCGAGCTCGGCCTCGACGAGCACGACGTCACCCACTACGCCTGGTACGTCACCCCCGGGCGTCAGCTCGGCGGGCACCTGGCATTCTCCGCGCTCCTACGCATCCAGCGAGCCTCGTGGTGGAGGTTCGCCGGCTGGCTCCTCGCCACTCCCCCGTTCTCGTGGGCCGGCTGGCTCGGGTATGCGTTCATCGCCGCCAACCGGCACCGGCTGCCCGGTGGAACCCCCACGTGCGCCCTGCCCCCGTCGGAGCGCGGATGAGCGCCGCCGACCCGGCCATGCACCCCGACGCG
The Protaetiibacter sp. SSC-01 genome window above contains:
- a CDS encoding thiol-disulfide oxidoreductase DCC family protein; the protein is MTAVRVPLPRTRPVLVYDGDCAFCTTWVNRLRDLLPRFPEALPYQWIDYAELGLDEHDVTHYAWYVTPGRQLGGHLAFSALLRIQRASWWRFAGWLLATPPFSWAGWLGYAFIAANRHRLPGGTPTCALPPSERG